One Azoarcus sp. DN11 DNA segment encodes these proteins:
- the ccoN gene encoding cytochrome-c oxidase, cbb3-type subunit I — translation MQSQATYNYKVVRQFSIMTVVWGVVGMLVGVIIAAQLVWPELNLGEWLHFGRLRPLHTNAVIFAFGGCALFATSYFCVQRTCHTPLFAPRLASFTFWGWQLVIVLAVITLPMGLTTGKEYAELEWPIDILIAVVWVSYAIVFFGTIAKRKTSHIYVANWFFGGFILTVALLHIVNSAELPVTLTKSYSAYAGVQDAMVQWWYGHNAVGFFLTAGFLGMMYYFVPKQAERPVYSYRLSVVHFWALIFTYMWAGPHHLHYTALPDWTQSVGMVFSLILLAPSWGGMINGVMTLSGAWHKLRTDPILKFLITALSFYGMSTFEGPMMSIKTVNALSHYTDWTIGHVHSGALGWVAMITIGSMYYLIPRMYGKTQMYSVGLINAHFWIATIGIVLYIASMWIAGVMQGLMWRATNPDGTLTYSFVESVKASYPFWTIRLVGGVMFLTGMLIMFYNMVRTIAGEKAYEAPVVAPAAAHA, via the coding sequence ATGCAATCGCAGGCGACTTATAACTACAAAGTCGTCCGCCAGTTCTCCATCATGACGGTCGTGTGGGGAGTGGTGGGCATGCTGGTGGGGGTGATCATCGCGGCGCAGCTTGTCTGGCCCGAGCTGAATCTGGGCGAGTGGCTGCACTTCGGCAGGCTGCGTCCGCTACACACGAACGCCGTGATTTTCGCTTTTGGCGGCTGTGCCCTGTTCGCGACCTCGTATTTCTGCGTGCAGCGCACCTGCCACACGCCGCTGTTCGCGCCCCGGCTCGCAAGCTTCACGTTCTGGGGCTGGCAGCTGGTGATCGTCCTGGCGGTGATCACCCTGCCGATGGGCCTCACCACCGGCAAGGAGTACGCCGAGCTGGAGTGGCCGATCGACATCCTGATCGCCGTCGTGTGGGTGTCCTACGCCATCGTGTTCTTCGGCACGATCGCGAAGCGCAAGACCAGTCATATCTATGTCGCGAACTGGTTCTTCGGCGGCTTCATTCTCACGGTCGCGCTGCTCCACATCGTCAATAGCGCCGAACTCCCGGTGACCCTGACGAAGTCCTACTCGGCCTACGCGGGCGTTCAGGACGCAATGGTCCAGTGGTGGTACGGGCACAACGCGGTGGGTTTCTTCCTCACCGCGGGCTTCCTCGGGATGATGTACTACTTCGTCCCGAAGCAGGCAGAGCGTCCGGTGTATTCGTACCGGCTCTCGGTGGTGCACTTCTGGGCGCTGATCTTCACCTATATGTGGGCGGGTCCGCACCACCTGCACTACACGGCGCTGCCGGACTGGACCCAGTCGGTGGGCATGGTGTTCTCGCTCATCCTGCTGGCGCCGTCCTGGGGCGGCATGATCAACGGCGTGATGACGCTGTCGGGCGCCTGGCACAAGCTGCGCACCGACCCGATCCTGAAGTTCCTGATCACCGCGCTTTCCTTCTACGGCATGTCGACCTTCGAAGGCCCGATGATGTCGATCAAGACGGTCAATGCCCTGTCGCACTACACGGACTGGACCATCGGCCACGTGCATTCGGGCGCGCTCGGCTGGGTCGCGATGATCACGATCGGCTCGATGTATTACCTGATCCCGCGCATGTACGGCAAAACCCAGATGTACTCGGTGGGCCTGATCAACGCCCACTTCTGGATCGCGACGATCGGCATCGTGCTGTACATCGCCTCGATGTGGATTGCCGGGGTGATGCAGGGCCTGATGTGGCGTGCCACCAACCCGGACGGTACGCTGACCTATTCCTTTGTCGAGAGCGTGAAGGCGAGCTACCCGTTCTGGACGATCCGCCTGGTGGGAGGCGTGATGTTCCTGACCGGCATGCTCATCATGTTCTACAACATGGTCCGAACGATCGCTGGCGAGAAGGCGTATGAGGCGCCCGTGGTCGCCCCCGCTGCCGCCCACGCATAA
- a CDS encoding CoA pyrophosphatase, with translation MRDSEWLRRRFTGAHATEAVHDDGSPSGSGLRPAAVLVPVVAREQALTVLLTRRTDHLHHHPGQISFPGGGVEATDVSPVMTALRETEEEIGLDPDHVELLGELPEYRTGTGFRITPVVGLVHPPFDLTLDSFEVAEAFEVPLSHFLDPARHEKHRMEYQGRMREYYAMPYGDYFIWGATAGILVSLYRFLDGAR, from the coding sequence ATGCGGGATTCCGAGTGGTTGCGGCGGCGCTTTACGGGTGCGCATGCGACCGAAGCCGTGCACGACGACGGCAGTCCGTCCGGGAGCGGTCTGCGGCCGGCGGCGGTGCTGGTGCCGGTGGTCGCGCGCGAGCAGGCGCTGACCGTGCTGCTGACGCGACGCACCGACCACCTCCACCATCATCCCGGGCAGATCAGTTTCCCGGGCGGGGGGGTGGAGGCGACCGATGTGTCGCCGGTGATGACGGCGCTGCGCGAAACGGAAGAGGAGATCGGCCTCGATCCGGACCACGTCGAGTTGCTGGGTGAACTGCCCGAGTACCGGACCGGCACGGGTTTCCGCATCACGCCGGTCGTCGGGCTGGTTCATCCGCCGTTCGACCTGACGCTGGACAGCTTCGAGGTCGCCGAGGCCTTCGAGGTGCCGCTGTCGCATTTCCTCGATCCGGCCAGGCACGAGAAGCACCGCATGGAATACCAGGGCAGGATGCGCGAGTACTATGCGATGCCCTATGGGGACTACTTCATCTGGGGGGCGACGGCGGGAATCCTGGTTTCGCTGTACAGGTTTCTCGATGGCGCGCGGTAG
- a CDS encoding histidine kinase, giving the protein MDVTPSHRIVTLPDFRNLGVLLRTLVIAEAVNVLSLAAHAPDLLDAVTRVGAGALPYEASLLAVVLLLFVVSPWVGRLPYRQGVWAIVAVVALAAGGLELAFNSWTGITPGVGPLKSVTIGALLAALILGYFNWRQRVLSPALATARLMALQSRIRPHFLFNSLNTAVSLVRQDPRLAEQVLLDMADLFRALLADSRSLVPLGDEIRLAEAYLQIEQLRLGERLRMHWNLEGAPMSADVPILVLQPLLENAVRYGVEPFAQGGDVFVSIRVSSRMLEIEVVNSVLGGTCVVPSGNRIALANIEERLGLHFDAEGNLRIATKDDMFVVRVSVPLRVSAPLHRS; this is encoded by the coding sequence TTGGACGTCACTCCGTCACACAGGATCGTCACGCTTCCCGATTTCCGCAATCTCGGGGTACTGCTGCGCACGCTGGTGATCGCCGAGGCCGTCAACGTTCTCTCGCTGGCGGCCCACGCCCCGGATCTTCTGGATGCGGTGACTCGAGTCGGCGCAGGTGCGCTGCCGTATGAAGCCTCGCTGCTCGCGGTGGTGCTGCTCCTGTTCGTCGTCTCGCCGTGGGTGGGGAGACTGCCGTATCGGCAGGGAGTGTGGGCCATCGTGGCAGTTGTCGCGCTGGCTGCCGGCGGTCTTGAACTCGCATTCAATTCGTGGACGGGTATCACGCCCGGTGTCGGGCCGCTCAAGTCCGTCACGATTGGCGCCCTGCTTGCCGCGCTGATATTGGGCTACTTCAACTGGCGGCAGCGCGTGCTCTCGCCGGCGCTGGCGACGGCGCGCCTGATGGCCCTGCAGTCGCGCATACGTCCGCATTTCCTGTTCAACAGCCTCAACACCGCGGTGTCCCTCGTGCGGCAGGATCCGCGTCTTGCGGAGCAGGTCCTGCTCGACATGGCCGACCTGTTTCGCGCGCTGCTGGCCGATAGCCGATCACTGGTGCCGCTCGGCGACGAGATTCGTCTCGCCGAGGCCTATCTGCAGATCGAGCAGTTGCGCCTTGGCGAGCGCCTGCGCATGCATTGGAACCTCGAGGGGGCGCCGATGTCCGCAGATGTGCCGATCCTCGTGTTGCAACCGTTGCTCGAGAACGCGGTGCGCTACGGCGTCGAGCCTTTCGCGCAGGGTGGAGACGTGTTCGTGTCGATCCGGGTGAGTTCGCGCATGCTGGAAATCGAAGTGGTCAATTCGGTGCTTGGCGGCACGTGCGTGGTCCCATCCGGCAACCGGATCGCGCTGGCAAACATCGAGGAGCGTCTCGGTTTGCATTTCGATGCCGAGGGTAATTTGCGTATTGCGACGAAGGACGACATGTTCGTGGTCAGGGTTTCCGTTCCGCTACGGGTGTCCGCGCCGTTGCACCGTTCATGA
- a CDS encoding heavy metal translocating P-type ATPase, translating into MTSSENVAPASVPAEECYHCGLPVPPQSSHYVPVDGVERRMCCVGCEAVARSIVDNGLTDYYRHRDAMPEPQKEALPAELQELGLFDHPDFQKSFVAPVGEHEREASLILEGITCAACVWLNEQHVSRQPGVSLVQINYATRRARVRWDERHTRLSDILAAIQAIGYRAYPYDAERSEQIAQRERRSMLWRLFVAGFGTMQVMMYAFPAYIAGEGDLTPDIALLMRWASLALTLPVVLYSAAPFFRRALRDVKLRRLGMDVPVALGVGSAFVASVWATLTAGGEVYFDSVTMFVFFLLGGRYLEMLARQKAVRGVEELGKVLPAFAERLAWPSPAGERVPVSQLVPGDVLRVRPGEVIPADGVVVDGQSDANESLLTGESMPVPKSVGSEVTGGSINTSGPLAIRVQQTGDSTRLAAIRRLMERAASEKPAIARQSDQVAVVFIVALLVLACVTGVVWYFIAPSRALWVFVSVLVVACPCALSLATPVALTVATDALARMGVLVTRGHGIETLANANHFVFDKTGTLTHGQLTVEEILPLADLDERQLRRIASALEQASEHPIARGLRRSIDEADLPRVGNLASETGQGVTGTLDGALHWLGRPDFVAAQLQRDLPPQLQDLAARGGSIVALGGEGRWLGLFRLADVPRPEAAQLTAKLAREGIRTTVLSGDAQAVASSIARQLGMDEARGAMTPQGKQAFIEALQRAPTAVVAMVGDGVNDAPVLAQAHVSVAMGDGTELARNQGDIVLLSENLAGLGRGIDLARRTLRIIRQNLWWSFAYNFISIPLAMAGLVTPWMAGIGMAGSSLLVVLNALRLQRGCRMD; encoded by the coding sequence ATGACTTCGTCCGAAAACGTCGCACCCGCTTCAGTTCCCGCCGAGGAGTGTTACCACTGCGGGTTGCCGGTTCCGCCCCAGTCCAGTCATTACGTGCCCGTCGACGGCGTTGAGCGCAGGATGTGCTGCGTCGGCTGCGAGGCTGTCGCACGTTCCATCGTCGATAACGGCCTGACCGATTACTACCGCCATCGCGATGCGATGCCGGAACCGCAGAAGGAAGCCCTGCCCGCCGAGCTGCAGGAACTGGGCCTCTTCGACCATCCCGACTTCCAGAAGAGCTTCGTTGCGCCCGTTGGCGAACACGAGCGCGAGGCGTCGCTGATTCTTGAAGGCATCACCTGTGCGGCCTGCGTCTGGCTGAACGAGCAGCATGTCTCGCGCCAGCCGGGCGTGTCGCTGGTCCAGATCAACTATGCGACGCGACGCGCTCGGGTGCGCTGGGACGAGCGCCACACCAGACTGTCGGACATTCTCGCCGCCATCCAGGCCATCGGCTACCGCGCCTACCCCTACGACGCCGAGCGTTCGGAGCAGATTGCGCAGCGCGAACGCCGCTCGATGCTGTGGCGGCTCTTCGTCGCCGGCTTCGGCACGATGCAGGTGATGATGTATGCCTTTCCCGCCTATATTGCCGGGGAGGGCGACCTGACGCCCGACATCGCACTGCTGATGCGCTGGGCCAGCCTGGCACTGACCTTGCCGGTCGTCCTGTATTCCGCCGCTCCGTTCTTCCGCCGGGCCCTGCGGGACGTGAAGCTGCGCCGCCTCGGCATGGATGTGCCGGTCGCGCTGGGTGTCGGCAGTGCATTCGTCGCGAGCGTGTGGGCGACGCTGACCGCGGGCGGCGAGGTGTATTTCGACTCGGTGACGATGTTCGTCTTCTTCCTGCTCGGCGGGCGTTACCTCGAGATGCTCGCCCGCCAGAAGGCGGTGCGCGGCGTGGAGGAACTGGGTAAGGTGCTGCCGGCTTTCGCCGAGCGGCTCGCCTGGCCGTCTCCCGCCGGCGAGCGCGTGCCGGTGTCGCAACTCGTGCCGGGGGACGTCCTGCGCGTGCGTCCCGGCGAGGTGATCCCGGCAGATGGCGTGGTGGTCGACGGGCAAAGCGATGCGAACGAATCCTTGCTGACCGGGGAAAGCATGCCGGTGCCCAAGTCGGTCGGCAGCGAGGTGACTGGCGGCAGCATCAACACGTCGGGTCCGCTCGCGATCCGTGTGCAGCAGACGGGCGACTCGACGCGGCTCGCCGCGATCCGGCGCCTGATGGAGCGTGCGGCGAGCGAGAAGCCCGCCATCGCCCGGCAATCCGACCAGGTTGCGGTCGTGTTCATCGTTGCCCTGCTGGTCCTCGCGTGCGTCACCGGCGTCGTGTGGTACTTCATCGCCCCGTCACGGGCGCTGTGGGTGTTCGTGTCGGTGCTGGTGGTGGCGTGCCCGTGCGCGCTTTCACTGGCGACGCCGGTCGCGCTCACGGTCGCCACGGACGCGCTCGCACGCATGGGGGTGCTGGTGACCCGCGGCCACGGAATCGAGACCCTCGCGAACGCCAACCATTTCGTCTTCGACAAGACGGGCACGCTCACCCACGGGCAGCTGACGGTGGAGGAAATCCTGCCTCTGGCCGATCTCGACGAGCGACAGCTTCGGCGTATCGCAAGTGCGCTGGAACAGGCCTCCGAGCACCCCATTGCCCGCGGCCTGCGTCGCTCGATCGACGAGGCGGATCTGCCGAGAGTCGGAAATCTCGCCTCGGAAACGGGGCAGGGTGTGACCGGCACCCTGGATGGCGCGCTCCATTGGCTGGGGCGCCCGGATTTCGTCGCGGCGCAGCTGCAGCGCGATCTGCCGCCCCAACTGCAGGACCTGGCCGCGCGCGGCGGCTCGATTGTCGCGCTCGGCGGCGAGGGGCGCTGGCTGGGACTCTTCCGCCTTGCCGACGTGCCACGGCCCGAGGCTGCTCAATTGACGGCGAAGCTGGCGCGCGAAGGCATCCGGACGACCGTGCTGAGCGGCGATGCACAGGCCGTTGCGAGTTCGATCGCACGACAACTGGGCATGGATGAGGCGCGCGGCGCGATGACGCCGCAAGGGAAGCAGGCGTTCATCGAGGCGCTGCAACGTGCCCCGACTGCGGTGGTCGCGATGGTCGGCGATGGCGTGAACGATGCGCCCGTCCTGGCCCAGGCGCACGTTTCGGTCGCGATGGGCGACGGGACCGAGCTCGCGCGCAATCAGGGCGATATCGTGCTGCTCAGCGAGAATCTTGCCGGGCTCGGTCGCGGAATCGACCTGGCCCGCCGGACATTGCGCATCATCCGGCAGAACCTGTGGTGGTCGTTCGCCTACAATTTCATCTCGATCCCGCTTGCCATGGCGGGCCTCGTCACCCCCTGGATGGCAGGAATAGGCATGGCGGGAAGTTCGTTGCTGGTCGTGCTGAATGCCCTGCGCCTGCAGCGCGGTTGTCGGATGGATTGA
- the ccoO gene encoding cytochrome-c oxidase, cbb3-type subunit II, with product MAQSKHEFIERRVGWLIVLSLLTVSIGGLVEIVPLFFQKTTTSAIDRTGKPLDVKPYDALRLSGRDIYVREGCYNCHSQMIRPFRAETERYGHYSVAGEFIYDRPFQWGSKRTGPDLARVGGRYSDEWHRVHLNNPRDVVPESNMPAFPWLHRPLKSDDIEAKMRALRTLGHPYTDEEIAGARAALEGKTELDAVVAYLQGMGTALSNFK from the coding sequence ATGGCTCAATCGAAACATGAATTCATCGAGCGCAGGGTCGGCTGGCTGATCGTGCTGTCCCTTCTGACGGTCAGTATCGGCGGCCTGGTCGAGATCGTTCCGCTGTTCTTCCAGAAGACCACGACCAGCGCGATCGACCGGACGGGCAAGCCGCTCGACGTCAAGCCGTACGATGCACTGCGGCTGTCCGGTCGCGACATCTACGTGCGCGAAGGCTGCTACAACTGCCACTCGCAGATGATCCGCCCCTTCCGTGCCGAAACCGAGCGCTACGGCCATTACTCGGTCGCCGGCGAGTTCATCTATGACCGCCCGTTCCAGTGGGGCTCCAAGCGTACGGGGCCGGATCTGGCGCGCGTCGGCGGCCGCTACTCGGACGAATGGCACCGCGTGCACCTGAACAATCCGCGCGATGTCGTGCCGGAGTCGAACATGCCGGCGTTCCCGTGGCTGCATCGCCCGCTGAAGTCTGACGACATCGAGGCCAAGATGCGCGCGCTGCGCACGCTGGGCCACCCCTACACCGACGAGGAGATCGCCGGTGCGCGGGCGGCGCTGGAAGGCAAGACCGAACTGGACGCTGTCGTCGCCTACCTCCAGGGGATGGGTACGGCGCTGTCGAACTTCAAGTAA
- the ccoS gene encoding cbb3-type cytochrome oxidase assembly protein CcoS: MESLYILVPLSVVLVFVIGVIFWWSVRSGQYDDMEGPAYRMLMDDRDAPVPRRPEKADGPASPARDE, from the coding sequence ATGGAAAGTCTCTACATCCTCGTGCCGCTTTCGGTGGTACTGGTGTTCGTGATCGGGGTGATTTTCTGGTGGTCGGTGCGCTCCGGCCAGTACGACGACATGGAGGGACCGGCGTACCGGATGCTCATGGACGATCGCGACGCGCCCGTACCCCGCCGTCCCGAAAAGGCCGATGGTCCGGCTTCACCCGCCAGGGACGAGTGA
- a CDS encoding cbb3-type cytochrome c oxidase subunit 3 gives MDINDLRSLLTVLCLACFVGICLWAYSRGARAGFDEAARLPFTDDDAPVSAGGRHSKEG, from the coding sequence GTGGATATCAATGATCTCCGTTCCCTGCTCACCGTCCTTTGTCTCGCCTGTTTCGTCGGCATCTGCCTGTGGGCATACAGCAGAGGTGCGCGGGCAGGGTTCGACGAGGCGGCGCGTCTCCCCTTCACCGATGACGATGCGCCGGTCAGCGCGGGCGGCCGGCACAGCAAGGAAGGATAA
- a CDS encoding TIGR02281 family clan AA aspartic protease, which translates to MLLLVLVGAEANAVQGAEIELVGVFGSKAVLVVDGGAPRTLAVGQQTRDGLRLVDVSDGAATVELNGKRQKVILGAGPVRSAAGDGTGAAAVSLIADARGHHFSSGSINGASVRFLVDTGASMVSMGASDARRAGIDFHKGVGGISQTASGPARVWKVRLDTVRVGDVTLNGVDGLVHENDLPFVLLGMSFLSRMDMQREGDRLTLRKRF; encoded by the coding sequence ATGCTGCTGCTCGTGCTCGTGGGGGCTGAGGCGAATGCCGTCCAGGGGGCGGAAATCGAACTGGTTGGAGTGTTCGGCAGCAAGGCTGTCCTGGTGGTCGATGGCGGTGCGCCGCGCACGCTTGCGGTCGGGCAGCAGACGCGCGACGGCCTGCGTCTCGTCGACGTGTCCGACGGGGCCGCGACCGTCGAACTCAATGGCAAGCGGCAGAAGGTGATCCTCGGCGCGGGGCCGGTCCGCAGCGCCGCCGGCGATGGTACCGGTGCCGCGGCGGTGAGTCTCATCGCGGATGCGCGCGGGCATCATTTTTCCAGCGGCAGCATCAACGGAGCGTCGGTCCGCTTTCTCGTCGATACCGGTGCGAGCATGGTGTCGATGGGCGCATCGGACGCTCGCCGCGCGGGAATCGATTTCCACAAGGGCGTCGGCGGCATCAGCCAGACCGCCAGCGGCCCGGCGCGGGTCTGGAAGGTGCGGCTGGATACGGTGCGCGTCGGGGATGTCACCTTGAACGGCGTCGACGGGCTGGTCCATGAAAACGATCTCCCCTTCGTGCTGCTCGGGATGAGCTTTCTCAGCCGCATGGACATGCAGCGGGAAGGGGATCGCCTGACGCTGCGCAAACGATTCTGA
- the ccoG gene encoding cytochrome c oxidase accessory protein CcoG, with the protein MSDPARIRVVPKSQLQDEQSTDLYVARQKLHVRSIKGVFANWRWALVWLTQILYYGLPWLRWNDRQAFLFHLAERKFYIFGWVFWPQDVFYLAILLILSAYALFFFTAIAGRLWCGYACPQTVYTEIFMWIEEKIEGDHIKRRKLEAAPMDARKFGLRAAKYSIWALFSLWTGFTLVAYFTPVDELLQSARTFAFGPWEIFWILFYAAFTYLFAGVLREQVCKYMCPYARFQSVMFDPDTLVVTYDEERGEPRGSRRKGVEPRSLGLGSCIDCNICVQVCPTGIDIRQGLQYECIGCGACIDGCDQVMDKMGYPRGLIRYSTDNAVRQRWGTKEIVMHVLRPRTLIYGGILVLITLGTIWSLATRSDLRVDVIRDRATLAREVAGGLIENVYQLRIMNMQEVSRPIVVRVSGLDGIRLDGPQQFEIAPATTESLTVQVQVPPEAATPGSHEIYFDVGVSGDPGVTVREHTTFLLPR; encoded by the coding sequence ATGAGCGATCCGGCTCGGATACGGGTGGTCCCGAAATCGCAGCTACAGGATGAGCAGTCGACTGACCTGTATGTTGCGAGGCAAAAGCTTCATGTCCGGTCAATCAAGGGCGTTTTCGCGAACTGGCGCTGGGCCCTTGTCTGGCTGACACAGATCCTCTATTACGGCTTGCCGTGGCTGCGGTGGAACGATCGCCAAGCCTTCCTGTTTCATCTCGCCGAACGCAAGTTCTACATTTTCGGCTGGGTGTTCTGGCCGCAGGATGTGTTCTATCTCGCCATCCTGCTGATCCTTTCGGCGTATGCGCTGTTCTTCTTCACCGCGATCGCCGGTCGCCTGTGGTGCGGATACGCCTGTCCCCAAACGGTCTACACGGAAATTTTCATGTGGATCGAGGAGAAGATCGAGGGTGACCACATCAAGCGGCGCAAGCTCGAGGCGGCGCCGATGGACGCCCGGAAATTCGGCCTGCGGGCGGCCAAGTATTCGATTTGGGCGCTGTTCTCGTTATGGACCGGCTTCACACTCGTTGCGTATTTCACGCCGGTTGATGAACTTCTCCAGTCCGCCCGCACCTTCGCCTTCGGGCCGTGGGAAATCTTCTGGATACTGTTCTACGCAGCGTTCACGTATCTGTTCGCGGGGGTGCTGCGCGAACAGGTGTGCAAGTACATGTGTCCCTATGCACGCTTCCAGAGCGTGATGTTCGATCCGGACACGCTCGTCGTCACGTATGACGAGGAGCGTGGCGAGCCGCGGGGATCGCGCCGCAAGGGAGTCGAACCGCGCAGCCTCGGACTGGGAAGCTGCATCGACTGCAACATCTGCGTGCAGGTCTGCCCGACGGGCATCGACATCCGCCAGGGGTTGCAGTATGAGTGCATCGGCTGTGGCGCCTGCATAGACGGCTGCGATCAGGTGATGGACAAGATGGGATACCCGCGCGGCCTGATCCGTTACTCGACCGACAACGCGGTACGGCAGCGCTGGGGGACGAAGGAAATCGTGATGCACGTGCTGCGTCCCCGCACGCTGATCTACGGAGGCATCCTCGTCCTGATCACGCTGGGGACGATCTGGAGCCTGGCGACGCGGTCCGATCTGCGCGTGGATGTGATCCGCGACCGCGCCACGCTGGCGCGGGAGGTTGCGGGGGGGCTGATCGAGAACGTCTATCAGCTTCGCATCATGAACATGCAGGAAGTCTCTCGTCCGATCGTCGTGCGCGTGTCGGGGCTGGACGGAATCCGGCTCGATGGGCCGCAGCAGTTCGAGATCGCCCCGGCGACGACGGAGTCGCTGACGGTGCAGGTTCAGGTCCCACCCGAGGCTGCAACCCCGGGAAGCCACGAGATCTATTTCGACGTCGGTGTGTCGGGTGATCCCGGCGTCACCGTGCGCGAGCACACCACTTTCCTACTTCCGCGTTAA
- a CDS encoding 3-hydroxyacyl-CoA dehydrogenase, whose translation MKIENSVFVVTGGGSGLGAATARMLVAAGGKVVLADVNGEAGEALAQELGASAAFVRTDVTSEDSARAAIGRAVSGFGGLQGLVNCAGIAPAEKVVGREAPHRLESFARTINVNLIGSFNMMRLAADVMSKAAPSAEGERGVIVSTASVAAYDGQIGQAAYAASKAGVVGLTLPVARELARFGIRVMTIAPGIMETPMLMDMPQEVQDSLGKTVPFPSRMGRPAEYAALVRHIVENAYLNGETIRLDGAIRMTAK comes from the coding sequence ATGAAGATCGAGAACAGCGTATTCGTGGTGACCGGCGGCGGCTCCGGTCTTGGGGCGGCGACGGCCCGCATGCTCGTGGCGGCGGGGGGCAAGGTGGTGCTCGCGGACGTGAACGGCGAGGCGGGTGAAGCGCTGGCGCAGGAACTCGGTGCGAGCGCGGCGTTCGTCCGGACCGATGTGACGAGCGAAGACAGCGCCAGGGCCGCGATCGGTCGCGCGGTGTCGGGTTTCGGCGGTCTGCAGGGGCTCGTGAACTGCGCCGGCATCGCGCCCGCGGAGAAGGTGGTGGGTCGCGAAGCGCCGCATCGCCTCGAGTCGTTTGCGCGCACGATCAATGTGAACCTCATCGGCAGCTTCAACATGATGCGTCTGGCCGCCGATGTGATGAGCAAGGCTGCGCCGAGCGCAGAGGGTGAGCGCGGCGTGATCGTCAGTACCGCCTCGGTCGCCGCCTACGACGGGCAGATCGGCCAGGCTGCCTACGCGGCCTCGAAGGCCGGCGTGGTCGGACTCACCTTGCCGGTCGCCCGCGAGCTCGCGCGTTTCGGCATTCGCGTGATGACCATCGCGCCCGGGATCATGGAGACGCCGATGCTGATGGACATGCCGCAGGAAGTGCAGGACTCGCTCGGAAAGACGGTGCCGTTCCCGTCGCGCATGGGACGCCCGGCCGAGTACGCCGCGCTCGTCCGCCACATCGTTGAAAATGCGTACCTGAACGGCGAGACGATCCGCCTGGATGGCGCCATCCGCATGACTGCGAAATAA
- the ccoP gene encoding cytochrome-c oxidase, cbb3-type subunit III, translating into MADFISGFWNAYVMVLVGLSLLFCLFVLVSNNKRAKGPVELHGHVWDETLAEYNNPLPRWWLFLFLGTVIFAVVYLTMYPGFGNNKGALGWSSVGQYETEMRNADERYAPIFAKYQGMDMVAVAADEEARGAGKRLFVTYCAQCHGADARGAKGFPNLTDTVWNWGGEPETIKATITGGRQAMMPPFGPTLGAEGVKDVANYVRSLSGLAHDSLRAQRGAEIFQQNCVACHGPEGKGTPAMGAPNLTDSDWLYGSSEATIMETVEKGRTNRMPGFGEFLGEAKIHLLASYVYGLSNKPAAK; encoded by the coding sequence ATGGCTGACTTTATTAGCGGCTTCTGGAACGCGTACGTGATGGTCCTGGTAGGCCTGAGCCTGCTGTTCTGCCTGTTCGTTCTGGTGTCGAACAACAAGCGTGCGAAGGGCCCGGTCGAACTGCATGGCCACGTGTGGGACGAGACCCTGGCCGAGTACAACAACCCGCTGCCGCGTTGGTGGCTGTTCCTGTTCCTGGGCACGGTGATCTTTGCGGTGGTGTACCTGACGATGTACCCCGGCTTCGGGAACAACAAGGGGGCGCTCGGCTGGAGTTCGGTTGGACAGTACGAAACGGAGATGCGCAATGCGGATGAGCGTTACGCACCGATCTTCGCGAAGTACCAGGGCATGGACATGGTCGCCGTTGCCGCCGACGAGGAGGCGAGGGGGGCCGGCAAGCGCCTCTTCGTGACCTACTGCGCGCAGTGCCATGGCGCGGATGCCCGCGGCGCCAAGGGCTTCCCGAACCTCACCGACACCGTCTGGAACTGGGGCGGCGAACCGGAAACGATCAAGGCGACGATCACCGGCGGCCGTCAGGCCATGATGCCGCCGTTCGGGCCCACGCTCGGTGCGGAAGGGGTCAAGGACGTGGCGAACTACGTGCGCTCCCTGTCGGGACTCGCCCATGATTCGCTGCGCGCGCAGCGCGGGGCGGAAATCTTCCAGCAGAACTGCGTGGCCTGTCACGGACCGGAGGGCAAGGGCACCCCGGCAATGGGAGCGCCGAACCTGACCGACAGCGACTGGCTGTATGGCTCCTCGGAAGCCACGATCATGGAGACGGTGGAAAAGGGGCGCACCAACCGCATGCCCGGCTTCGGCGAGTTTCTCGGCGAGGCGAAGATCCATCTGCTGGCGTCGTATGTCTACGGACTTTCGAACAAACCGGCCGCCAAGTAA